cttttttgttgagCGTTTTATTCCCCCAAGTCTCTAAAATGTGGCCTTGATTAAAAAACGTTCAGCACCTATAAAGCTTCTCTGAGTCTTAATTGTGCTTTGTGTTAAGACTGACTCATAACTGCTTAAATCTCCTTTGGGCTGGGTGGAGTAAACTACATTGTCAAACGAGAACATCATGAACTCTCCTTAACTGTCTTTATTTACACTTGGAAAAGTAAAGGGTGGCTGTGCATTTCTTCTATGGAAAAATAGAACTTACTTATTTGAGGGAATGTGGACTAAGAGGGTGTGAAAAAATACATTAATGTGGGGTTCTGCTACCATTACCCAGGTTTCAAAAGGTTTCATACCTAGGCTACAAAAAGGAACCTGCTTTTAGAGGAGAATGTTTTGCACTGGGTAAGAAGGATCCCATGTTCTCTGGTTGTAAAAGACATTCAGTTGGGATGCTGCTAAATAAGTATCACCCTTTTAACAGTTGGTATTCAAAGGGTGTTCTGAATTTTCAAAGCACTAGCCTTGCAAGAAGGGCTTATCGTTATCCCTGTGCAGCAGATTTAAGAGGAGCAAGGAGCCTGAAAGTAAGAGATAGTGCTTTGCTTAGGGTCATTTAGTGAGTTCATGTGTGAGGTGAGATTTCAACTGGGATCATTCTAGGTCATACTCAGCCACTATACCAGCATCCAAAACTGAGATTGCATAACATACAGACTGCAACTCAGTATTACATCATGGGTAGGTTTAAaatagcagcaatgcagctgttGGCTGCCCTTTGCCTAGATACTCATAATATATtgaagattttattttaattctgtGTTTGTTTACTCTTGAGTTGCACAGAGTACAGTGCAGCTCACTATGTAGCAGTTTAAGCCTGCAGCCAAagcatttgaaaaaaataaatagcatATCAGCAGTTTAAGAGGAAGGAGCCTGAAGCTTAGATgtcagcaggatgcagtgtatttTATTGATACAGAGCaagtaaaaaaaagtttggtGCAAAATCTGAGTGCCTCTTCAAAAGCGTGACTGTTAAGTACTGATATCCGACAAAAGATGTCCACAGGGATTACTTCAATCCTAGGTGTAAAAGTTTTCTTATTGGAGCTGGACCTCCCCAATACCCCCTATGAAAGAAAAACATACATTTTAAACACCTGGAATACCAAACCACTTGGGTCAGCAATCCTATGTGCGTGTCTTTGTACATACTCTTAAAACTGTTCAGTAAAATTAACAATAACAGCACAGAAACATTGCAAGATTGGATATCTTTTCTATGGCAAAAATTAGTGTGCCAAGTTCACCACTATCCAACTGTTAGGTAAACACATCAGTTTTATTGTGCCCCACCCTCCAAGCTTATTGTTTGAGTTTTGTACACTGGGATACTTACTTCAGTAGTCCATGCCAGTAAAGTATAGGCATCAGGTCAGCTTTCATGTGAAAACTTGTCAGCCGTTCCTTGCTCTGGTCAATGGGGAAAGTTTCTAAAGGCTGAGCATTGTAGTCAAACTCTGCCAGGATTGCTCGGTTGTAGTTGGTTACCAGGGGGCAAGAGGTGTATCCATCATACTACAAGATATTTGATTATGTATGTTTTACATAATGCAGAATAAAACCAATTGTAACTAGAAAAGCAATGTCTTTATGCTAGTAGAACTACCAAATGGAAGACTCCAAAAAAGTACataacagctccactggatcagaccataagctcatctagtccagcttcctgtatcccacattggcccaccaaatgcttcagggagcacacgacaacaagagacttgcattctggtgccatcccttgtacCTGGCGTtgtgaggtaacccacttctaaaatcaggaggttacacatacacatcatgacttgtaacccatgatggacttttcctccagaaatttctccaaaccctttttaagggcatctaggccaggcaccacCACCATATCCAGTggcaagttccacagactacatgctgagtaaagaaatatttggtctgttctaacactcccaacactccattttaacAGATGTCCCTtgattctggtgttatatgagagggaaaagagcatccctatccatcccctgcataatcttgtatgtcttaatcatatCCCTGCTCaggcctttttttctagactgaagagccccaaatgcctttcctcataaggcagccTAGTAAGCATTTTAGTCACTcgtttttgcaccttttccattttcactatatctttgagatgtggcaaccaaaactggatgcaatactccagatgtggccttaccaatgatttgtacaacggcattataatattagccgttttattatTAATACCTTTTCTGATTTAAGACTTTAAAAGGTACATTTATGACTTGAGAGTATGATGCATGTTTTCTGGAACTTTGGCTAAAGTATATCTGGATTTAATCCAGCTAAAGTATAATTTGGCTAGATGATGCAAAAACCATACAGCAAAAACCATGAGTTAAGAATGCATTACTGACAGTGTTTCACTTCTAGAATCAGGCCCAATTCAAGTCCAAAAAAATTGGTTGGAACTAAGTTGTATGCCCCTACACCACTCTTCCCTTCCTCCTACCTTTGTTTGACCCTACTAAATAAAAAGTGAACTTTTTCAAAACTGGTTTCAATGGTCTCTACAAATCAGGATCAAACTGAGTTGATAACCCAATTGTAGTTATTGGCTTAAAGCATGCAATCCTGAAGTGGGTGTTATGGAAAATGACTTTAATAAACAGAAAGGTTTTGGTTTAGGTTCAAGGTGAGAGAGGAGTGTTCAGGCACACATCATTGTCCAGGACCAAAAAATCTGAATTGGTCCATTGGTAGTAAATTGTAAGGACTTCTGAGAAATACAGAAGCTTCCATCCCTCCAGTGCTCTGCACAGTATAGCAATGGGAGCATTTACTAATGGAAAggtctatttggggggggggggtcccctccTATCACATCACTTTCCTTCACTATTTTTATAGGTGTGTTGACAGAGATATTAAAAAATTAAGACTAAAAAGAGGAAatagatttctttttaaaatgtagaagagCTAACCCAGCCCTACAGAATATTTGAAGAGAGATATGAACAaagctttttctttgttttggagACCAGAGAACTCATTCTGTCTTTGGAAAGTGAAATAAATCTATCTCTGAGTTAACTATTCTGCTGCACTGTGTACAAAGAATGCTGCTTGACACCTCAGCTGCTGCTCCAAATGAAAATGACACTTCAACCCTTTTAAAGGCCAAAATACTCAGGTTACCTTCTTAGTTGGGGCTTTGCCCTTCATGATGGCAGAAATTGTTCTATCGAGTACTCCAGACTGGCCAGCTAAGTAAAAGACAAAAGGGTTTGCTTTTGGTAGTGCTGCTACATTCTCTGCACAAAAGGTCATACCAGGAGAATAAAATCTGTAAATATTGCAAATTTTAGTTCTTGAAACTGCTCAGGATATTCCTgttaattttgcatttttataggaACTGTATGAAGAAGGGTGGGGGTGAtttcctttcttcccctcctAAATGTTTTATATATGCTAGCAGAGCAGTCCTGTGTGCATTTACCAAGAAGTGTCCTGCAATATTCAACAGGCAAACAATTCTATTATATGAAAATGTGTAtgaggcagtggttttcacacatttagcactgggacccactttttagaatgagaatctgtccaggacccaccggaagtggtgtcatgaccggaagttacatcaagcaggaaaatttttaaaatcctaggctgcaatcctacccacacttacccaggagtaagtcccatttattgtcattgttaaaagaatatacatagtagcttgttaaaagtacaggtgtgtaactttccacaaatgcagtcacataccatggtagcatcaagtctaatatattaaaaataaaatagtgaaatgaatggggacccacctgaaattggctcacgacccacctagtgggtctcgacccatagtttgaaaaacactggcattCCCAGaagaggcatttaaaaaaaagtctgctaTAACTCAATTCACCACTATttcttccacactttctcttttgctCGTCTCTCCTCCAATTGAGGGGAATGGGAGTAAGAAGATAAACAGGAGAGGGCAAGTTGATTCATAAAatctgtctcacagcccaatcctaatctttgctgaaacaggcaggctgactggcctgcactgttatccagcacatgttaggaggtggttggagggcaactctgggtaaggggatatttttttccccttaacccttgtcaagccccagccacccaTCCCCAGTagtatggggctacttggatctgtgccagtgatttcagtgGCACAAAACCGAGCAGCCTGTATAAGGCTGCTTGGACTAAGGATGGAGGTTATGAGTCCCAATcatctcctgggcctgatccactttctggactgccctcccccacccaaaacactCCCACCTAACCCCATTATGCCCTCCTGCCatcttctcccacccctgcaccagcctggctGGGCTAGCACAAACATGCCCTCTTCTGCCAGTGTGGAGACTTGATCTGGCCTCTGGGGGCCAGCATAGGCTtccgtgctggcccagccaactcctgagttggcacaaatAGGAAGGGGCCTACACCAGGCTATCTCCCGGTTAGAATTGTgctctcagttggcctcatggatgggtcagtccTTGTTGGTCTCATCCTGTATAGGTGGTTTCTTACAAACTATTACTTGAAAGTAATTGGCAGGGGAATTTAgaggttttggggtggggggcacatgCAACTTCAGATGGGAGAATTAATGCATGTTTATCATTTTGCATCTGGGTACTCAGTTTAAATATGAAAACAGTTGGTTTGCAGTTCAAATCAAGTGACTGGGGGATGAGTACAGAACATGAGATTCTTTAAACGTTGAGTGTTATCTTTTAGTTGACACATGTACACATACAGTAAACAACTGCATATGTGACAAAATTCAAGCATATTTTAATGGCTGCAAGAACCATCTAAAAATGACTAGGAGCTATTTGCCTTAAACAAAGGGAAGAGTTTTGCAAATATTATTCAATTGTCAAAATGCTTCCATACATTAACCCTTCACACACTTGGGGAGTCACGGCTCATCTCCAAAGGAATACGAAAATAGCAAGGTTTTCTACTCTGTACCACTTAATGTTTTTACAGTAAGGATGCAAGCTTAGGCAagtgtactcagaagtcccactgaggtcagtggagtttactctaggtaagtgcataggattgcagcccaagaaagTTGATTGAAACAACAAGGTTTCTCCTCCCtcccatattttatttattttaaaaaattttatccCGCCTTTTCAATACTAGAGCCCAtacccaaagcagcttataaaGATCCAACAATAGATAAAAACTATAAATAAagttaaaacacaataaaaccatTGGGGGATGGTTTAGAACAGAATAAAGCAGCTGAACAAAAACACTCCTACAGGCACCTAACTTATTACAGAAGTTACTCATTCATCATTCTTTACAAGGGCATTTTGGATCCTGCATCAAGTGTCCTGAAATACAGTGGCCCCAATCTTGCCAAGATTATCTGCAACTCAAGCTGTCATCCTTTGCACACTTATtgagagtatgtcccattgaatgcagtgggttTCACTTCAGAGTACATATACCTAGGGTTCTGTGACACATCCCCATTGAAACCAATGTGGCTTAATTTGATTGTGTCTTTTAAATTGGTCTCTGTGAAACTTTGTTATGTCCATCTGGATTGGGGATTATATGAACAGGATGTTGAGGGTGTCTAAACAACCCCAAACAAGTAAAATTAACTTTTGGCACAGCACTAGCTGTTTTGTACAAATGCAGGTCTTCGAGTAATGTGGTTAACTTTTCagtattgatttttatttttctacaACTTTATAAGGTAttgcattagagcaggggtgcccaaaccctggccctggggccacttgcggccctcaaggcctctcaatgcggccctcagggagccctagtctaaaatgagcctctggccctctggagatttgttggagcccacaatggcccgacacaactgctgtcagtgtgagggcgactgtttgacctctcgcatgagctgtgggatgagggcttcctccactgcttgctgtttcacatctgtgatgcagtagcagcagcaaaggaaaagccagccttgctttgtgcaaggccttttataggccttgagctattgcaagaccttcaatcattcattcatataagttcatctttaatatattcatttatgtaaacttatgtaaatttattcaaattttaaatgtaaattaattattttccacccacccaccccccccggctcccaacactgtcagagagacaatgtggccctcctgccaaaaactttggacacccctgcattagagggaAAAAATGCACGAGTTGAACTACTAGTGATATGTGATGGGGTGGATGGGAGGCTTTAACTAAAGCAAAGGTCATTATAGACCCCAGAAATCATTCCTGTGTAGCTGTACTGCACTGTACATTTTGTACATTTAATTCAGGCTGACTCAAATCAATCATTCCTCCTGCTTTTTAAAGAATCATGACTTAATTGGGGTATTTCTGACCTCAATGCCAGGTGCTTCTTCCTAGGAAGTATAAATTAAATGCAACTTCAAAGGCTTTGTACCATTTACATTAAAATACAAATACTGAACCACTTAAGATTAATCTACCTATAGCTGCAGCCGTCTTTGAGGTTGGGAGGTTGGTGCAATCTCCAATCCCAAATACATTTGGGTATCTCTTATGTTGCAAGGTCTCCTTGTCTACGTCAACCCAGCCAGCTGCATCTGAAACTGGACTGTTCAGAAGTACATCTGGGGGTCCCATGGGTGGTGTGACATGAAGCATGTCATACTGggaacagagagagacagagagagcagaATTAAAAGTGCAAGTGTAGGTAATCAAATCCTGTAGAGCACAGCCAAGTTCTTCAGCCTTAGGGATTGAATTCACCTTGGCTAAGCTGCTGGGGGCCCAGATTCCCTTCTCCCTCTGCTATTATGCCCCCTTTCCAGGAACTTGTAGTATCCAACTCCTCACCTTCACAAGTATTTGATAGGGAGAGGCATTTATAAATTGAGTTGTAGCTCAATGGACAAGCCCCTGTTGTGCTCGCACAAGGTTCGAGGTGCAATCCTGAGCATTTCCAGGTAAGACTGGGAAAGTCCAAAGAGAAACAGCTCTAGAAGATTTCATTTGCTGACCTGATAAACCACCGTCTCTCCAGGTTTATCCAAGTTTTCAAAGACAGCCTCCTGTTTATCAGCTCGAACTTCCGTGAGGTTGTGCTTGTAGTTCACGGCAATGTTCCTGGACTTAATGATTTCTAGCAGAGCATCAGCATACTTCTGAACTCCAAAAATTACTCCAAGTGAAGTATTAAAGATGATGTTGGCTTTGGATCTTTTTCCAGTCTGGGAAACAAACGTACACCAGAGTGATATACAGGCCTAGGCATGCCACATGCACAAAACCTACCAACACCAGGAGCAAATATTGTTAATATGCAAGATTATCTGGCCTTTCTtcaaaggcagtgtttctcaaactgtgggtcaggacccactacgtgggtcacaaaccaatttcaggtgggtccccattcatttcaatgtgcattttatttttaatatattagacttgatactaccgtggtatgtaactgcatttgtggaaatgtacagttctgtactttttacaggctactatgtatatgcttttaacaatgaatagtcaatggggcttactcccagataagtgtgaataggatgcagcctttgggatgtttggggaattttttttaaacagatcagcaactgcttgggagggtttggagggttctttgttttaaataattttttaacttaatgtaaacttttaatttacttattagATCTAATTTATTAGATCTGAATAGgggtgctaaaaaatttcctgctagatgatgtcacttccaggttaatgacatcacttccagtggatcccaacagatagtcattctaaatggcaagtcctggtgctaaaatgtttgagaaccatttctGCAAGGACCTCAAAGTAGCATATATGGCTCTCCTCATCTCCCCTTTACCCTCATAACTATCCTGTGAGATAGATTACGAGagtgtgggccaaatcctatccaactttccagtcctggtgtagctgtgccagtggggtgtgcgctgcatcctgtggtaggagggtagttatggaggcctccacaaggtaagagaatgtttgttctcttccctcagggctgcactggtgctggaaagttggataggattgggctctgtgactTGCCAAAGGTGACCCTTTGAAATTTATGACttaggacccaaccctatccaaatttcctaTCCAAATTTCAAATTTCCCTTTGAAATTTATGACttaggacccaaccctatccaaatttccagagccagtgcagccacattgcagccctaatgaaagggaacaaatgttcccttacctggaggagacttgTGTGACTGTCTTCCTACCGTGggatgcagtatatgccccactgggactgctgcaccagctctggaaagctggataggatttggcccttagtgggAAATTGGTCAAGAGTCTCTCTGCTTCTAATTGAACATGTTATACCAGCCTGAATCTCGGTGGCCACTGAAGCAAAGCTTGGAATCCTTCCAATGTGCTCATCACACAAAGACTGGTGCCATGTGAGAATGTTTTTGAACAAGGAACAAAGCAGGTTCCTTTCACAAACATTATGGATTATGGACTGAAAAGGAGGCTTATCAACACTCATCCAGTACAGATGAGTACAGATCTCCAGAACAGTACTGCCAGGACCTCATCTCAACATGTCAGCCTTTGATAATTATTGCAATTAGACATTGTGTCCCCAGTACAAATGCCTTTGATTT
The DNA window shown above is from Tiliqua scincoides isolate rTilSci1 chromosome 8, rTilSci1.hap2, whole genome shotgun sequence and carries:
- the SQOR gene encoding sulfide:quinone oxidoreductase, mitochondrial; translated protein: MAALGLVSSCSCACPLVPLLRPGLSRMSSSHLHTTARHASKDYYEVLVLGGGTGGITMSARMKRKVGTGNVAVVEPHEKHYYQPLWTLVGAGAKQLTTSARPTASVIPSGVKWIQARVQKLDPDKNCVHLENNQKISYKYLIIALGLQLHYEKIKGLPEGFQYPKIGSNYSIQTVEKTWKALQDFKEGNAIFTFPNTPVKCAGAPQKIMYLSEAYFRKTGKRSKANIIFNTSLGVIFGVQKYADALLEIIKSRNIAVNYKHNLTEVRADKQEAVFENLDKPGETVVYQYDMLHVTPPMGPPDVLLNSPVSDAAGWVDVDKETLQHKRYPNVFGIGDCTNLPTSKTAAAIAGQSGVLDRTISAIMKGKAPTKKYDGYTSCPLVTNYNRAILAEFDYNAQPLETFPIDQSKERLTSFHMKADLMPILYWHGLLKGYWGGPAPIRKLLHLGLK